One Pectinophora gossypiella chromosome 25, ilPecGoss1.1, whole genome shotgun sequence DNA window includes the following coding sequences:
- the LOC126378214 gene encoding uncharacterized protein LOC126378214 has protein sequence MVVIANGGMRTPSGALAHFLAAYTPAELSLARSDYLRPPLSPNRSVASTTYIQPRSSLSLRADSADIDQGRQTLKPKMPHQSYSYSVHTLRRQPRMRSPECDCLPIDPIPPPELFDF, from the coding sequence ATGGTTGTGATCGCCAACGGAGGCATGCGGACACCCTCAGGTGCGTTAGCTCACTTCCTAGCTGCTTACACCCCGGCGGAGCTGTCCCTCGCCCGAAGTGACTATCTCCGACCGCCGTTGTCCCCTAACAGGTCGGTCGCTTCGACCACCTACATCCAACCTAGATCTTCGTTATCCCTTCGAGCGGACAGCGCCGATATAGACCAAGGTCGGCAGACCTTGAAACCTAAAATGCCACATCAGTCCTACTCCTACAGCGTGCACACCTTACGTCGTCAGCCCAGAATGAGGAGTCCCGAATGTGACTGCCTTCCCATAGatcccataccccctccagagCTATTCGACTTCTAA